The DNA segment GGAGCGACTCCGTGCGGAAGCGCGTCAGGGTGGCGGCGAAGAGCGCATCGAGCGCCAGCACGAGAAGGGCAAGCTGACCGCCCGCGAGCGCATCGAGTACTTCCTCGACGACGACACGTTCACCGAGTTCGACCAGCTTCGCACGCACGACGAGACGAACTTCGGGATGGACGCAAAACAGGTCAAAGGCGACGGCGTCGTGACCGGCTACGGCGAGGTCGACGGCCGGAACGTCTTCGTCTTCGCCCACGACTTCACCGTCTTCGGCGGCTCGCTCGGCGAGGTCTTCGCGGAGAAGGTCTGCAAGGTCATGGACATGGCGATGGAGGTCGGTGCGCCCGTCATCGGGCTCAACGACTCTGCGGGCGCGCGGATTCAGGAGGGCGTCAAGAGCCTCGCGGGCTACACCGAGATCTTCCGGCGGAACCAGCAAGCGAGCGGCGTCATCCCGCAGATCTCCGCGACGATGGGACCCTGCGCCGGCGGTGCGGTGTACTCCCCCGCTATCACGGACTTCATCTTCATGGTGAAGGACACGAGCCACATGTACATCACCGGCCCCGGCGTCACCAAGACCGTCACCGGTGAGGACGTCACGCACGAGGAACTCGGCGGGGCGATGACCCACGCCGGCGAGACCGGCGTCGCCCAGTTCGCCTGCGAGTCCGAGGAGGACGCACTCGACAAGATCCGCCGCCTTCTCTCGTACCTCCCGCAAAACAACGTCGAGGATCCCCCAAGGGTCGAGCCCTGGGACGATCCGGAACGACGCGACGATGCACTCGAGTCGATCGTCCCCGACAATCCCCAGAAGCCCTACGATATGACGGACGTCATCGCGACGACCGTCGACGAGGGCTCGTTCTTCGAGGTCGCGGAGAACTACGCGAAGAACCTCGTCGTCGGCTTCGGCCGACTCGACGGCCGATCGGTGGGCCTCGTGGCCAACCAGCCGCGAGTCAACGCCGGGACTCTCACCGTCGACGCCTCGATGAAGGGATCGCGCTTCGTTCGCTTCTGTGATTCGTTCAACATCCCGATCGTCACCTTCGTGGACGTTCCCGGCTACATGCCGGGCACCGATCAGGAACATCGGGGGATCATCCGCCACGGCGCGAAACTGCTCTACGCCTTCTCCGAGGCGACCGTCCCGCTCTTGACCGTCATCACGCGCAAGGCCTACGGCGGTGCCTACTGCGTGATGGCCTCGAAGAACCTCGGCGCGGACGTCAACTACGCCTGGCCGACCGCCGAGATCGCCGTCATGGGGCCGAAGGGCGCTGTGAACATCCTCTACCGGGACGAACTCGCCGAGGCCGACGATCCGGACGCACTTCGGGAGGAACTCATCGAGGAGTACCGCGAGGAGTTCGCCAACCCCTACACGGCGACGGACAAAGGGTTCCTCGACGACGTCATTCGGCCCACCGAGACCCGGCCGCGCCTGATCCGCGACCTGGAGATGCTCCAGTCCAAGCGCGAAGACACGCCGGACAAAAAACACGGGAACATCCCGCTGTGACGGGGGGCGATCGATGAGTCGAAACGAACCCCCTATATCGGGCGACGATGATGGCGATACCGTGACGGACGACGCGAACGATGGCCCCGCCGATACGGCTGGCGACATCGACGCAGGTGGTGACGCGGACCGGACGGCGGGGACCGACGCGGAGATCTCGCTCGACGGCGACGTCTCGCTGTCGATCCCGCCGTCGGCTACGCCGTCCGAGACCGCGGCGATCGTGGCCGCGATCGGCGCGCACCTTCGCGACCGGGAAGCGGCGGCCGCGGCGGCAGAATCTTCGGATACGACGTGGGACGGCCAGCGCTGGGCGTTCGCCGGCCGAACCGGCGCGTTACAGGGTCGATCGACACGCGTCCCGTCCGCTGCCCCAACGGACCCGTGGACGGCGGCCGGCCGGACCGACCGGTATTGAAACCACGTAACGCCGGACGATGACACGAGAGTCGTACAGTGACGGACGATTCGTAGAGTGACGGGCGTACTCACGCCCGTAGCGGGCGCTGGTGGTGTGAGGAAATTCTTTGAACCGGCCGTATTCTCTGCGATCTCCGAAGCGGGATCCCCGCATCTATCCTCTCGACTTTGGGTACCCGCAAGGATCGCCGGGCCTGTGAGAGCGGCCGCTGCCCGAACCCGTCGGATATGTGAGGGATATACCAGGATATATATTAAGAATGATAAAAATAAAAACAATTATTATAGATAGGATTAGTGTTCCGAGCGCAATGTCGGATGATAACGGGCGACGTTCGCACTTTCGGCGGAGAGACCTTCTGAAACGAGCCGGCGCCAGCTCCCTCGGGATCGGGGCTATCGTGACCGGGACAGGCGCTGCGCGAGAGGATCGCCCTCGCGACATCGCCGAGGGTCCGGGTCCGAAAATCGACACCGATCCCGAACGGTTCCGATCGGAGCCGTCGTACCGACGCCAGGTCGTAGCGAAGACGACGGCGGGACTTCGCCGACAACTGGTGACACTGGAGTACCTGGATACCGCCGACGTGTCCTTCGAATTGCAGACGCGGTTACCGGACGACCGAACGATCGACGCGAGTTTGCCGGTCGACGGATACGACGTCACCGAGTCGAAAGCCGATGGCGTCCTGATCAGTCTCTCCTATACCCGCGCCGCCAGGCCGATGACGATCTTCGTCCGTCCATCGTACGGACGGGCCCACGCCGTCGTCGAAACCGACGATGGTGACGTCATCGTCACGGCGGATGGTGAAGTGTCTCCCGCCGACTGCGAGGAGGATACGTACTGTGAGTTCTATTCGTGTGATCGATGTTTCTGTGACCCGTACGGCTACCCCGCCTGTTTCGAGGAGGGGAAGGAGACGACCCAGCGGTGCTGCCAGTCCGAGAGCGGTTTC comes from the Halovivax cerinus genome and includes:
- a CDS encoding acyl-CoA carboxylase subunit beta encodes the protein MEDRIEELERLRAEARQGGGEERIERQHEKGKLTARERIEYFLDDDTFTEFDQLRTHDETNFGMDAKQVKGDGVVTGYGEVDGRNVFVFAHDFTVFGGSLGEVFAEKVCKVMDMAMEVGAPVIGLNDSAGARIQEGVKSLAGYTEIFRRNQQASGVIPQISATMGPCAGGAVYSPAITDFIFMVKDTSHMYITGPGVTKTVTGEDVTHEELGGAMTHAGETGVAQFACESEEDALDKIRRLLSYLPQNNVEDPPRVEPWDDPERRDDALESIVPDNPQKPYDMTDVIATTVDEGSFFEVAENYAKNLVVGFGRLDGRSVGLVANQPRVNAGTLTVDASMKGSRFVRFCDSFNIPIVTFVDVPGYMPGTDQEHRGIIRHGAKLLYAFSEATVPLLTVITRKAYGGAYCVMASKNLGADVNYAWPTAEIAVMGPKGAVNILYRDELAEADDPDALREELIEEYREEFANPYTATDKGFLDDVIRPTETRPRLIRDLEMLQSKREDTPDKKHGNIPL